The region AGCATTCTTAAGAGCACCTGCATACGAGTTGGTCAAGAAAAATCATACATATcagattaatttttcagattaGACATGGATGATGCAGAAGGGCGGGCAGCAAACTCACTTTTACTTCTGACTTCTTCATCGTCTTTATCATGTACTTATCGTCATTGGTCAAGTAAAAGAAACTCCCACTTTTTCCAGGAGACGAGAGCTCCCGAAGGGCATCGTTGCCACATATGGATATCATGTAATCAGCTGGATCCACCTTAAAACATTTTCTTAATGTCCTGCATCGATATTGTATTGTTTCAGAATTATCCCCACCGTTATGATCACGAATAATGCTACCCCGACAAGTTTTCATGTCAGATAATATAAACGCAATGTTCTGAGAAGTAGAATTAATGTTTTCCTAAACTGAAACTCGAATTCAACTAGTAATCTAGTATGCAAGGAAGATTAAGGCTGGCACATAACAATATCGCTTTTTAAACCCCCTCAATCACCTTTAAAACGACCAATAGtcacacaaacaaaacaaaataatttgtgttcatacaAACTATGACATTATTGACCACATGGTTACAGAACTATCAGGACGAATTTTAGAAAGCCTAGTCTAATGGAGTTGAGAGACGAGGGCCCTGACCTGAAAACCAAGGGACAGTAATCCTTCCATTTAAAATCACACGATTGATGGGGGGGCGTGTGCTTCGATCCTTCTGGAGGAAATCGGGTCCATACCTTCATCTTGGTGTCAAAAGCCGTAGCTTTTAGTTCAAGCGATGTAGCTGGAGCAGGCCTTCCAACAGAATGCCTGACCAATCGTGACATAAATGAGCTACGAGTAGCATGATTTACAAACATAGAACGCGATCTAAAACGCTATCTATAAACCTTATTTTCAGTGAAATTTAGACTGCAAGGCAATGTATATAGAGACTTAAATCATGATCAATAATTCAATACCTTACTCCAAGCTGCAAATTAAGCATAAGCTCATAGTTCCTATGACCTTTGGATATCGTTTCGCCCTGTCTCTTCGGGGGCTGGATTCTGAAAAGCGGTTTTGACCCCCTTGAAGCATCTGAATCACTAACGCCACAGCTACCACCGGTCTCTCGTTCTAAACCAGAAACGCCATTATCAATGTCAGGACGAAGATCAGCCAAACTATTAGCATCTGCACCGGTGAGCCTTCCATCCACAGACTTGATCCCCGGCTGGTTTGCAGCTCTAGGAGTCTTGCTTATGAGGTGTTTCTGCAAGAATTTGCCCTCACAAGGCCAATTCATCATCTTTTGGGAAGGGAACACGGTTATCTTCTCGCCCGGATCAACCTTGCATTCAACCAAATGGAGGAAATACATTTCTTGAGGATCCCAATCGAATATGCTAGTTTCTAAACTTGAAGGGTAATAAGTCCCACTTTGCTCCCTAGGGTCCCTACTCCAAATACCAACATACAAACTCCCATCCTCCCATCGAAACGTGCCATTTCCTTTAGGCTCACCGTCTTCCCAATACCCATCGAACCGACTCCCATTGCTCCAAAGAATTGTGCCATTCCCATACATCTTCCCATTCCTCCATTGCCCAATATATTGAGTCCCATTGCTCCATTGATACTTCCCTTGACCGTTTAGCTGCCCTCGTCGCCATTCCCCGACATACTTATCCCCATTGGGATAATACCTTGAGCCTCTACCATGTTTCATGTTGTAAACCCAAAACCCTCTATAGGCATCATTGGAGCTGCCAGTGTAAATGCCCTcaccatcaatgtaaccattcTTGAATTGGCCCTCATAGGTGGCACCAGAGGGCCAACTGAACCTGCCTTTGCCCATAGGCTTCCCATTCACCCAATCCCCAACATACATATACCCATCTGCCCAGAGATATTTGCCTTGCCCATTAGGGCAATTCTCTGCCCACTGGCCTGTGTAGATGTCCCCATTGTAGAGGACCTTCTCAGCATGGTATACCTCCCCTGGGGTATCAATTCCAAGCTCATCATCCACATGGGCCACTGACATCCTTGATAATATGGCCCTTCTCTTCTTCTTGGCAACTGCTTGTGCTTTTCTTATGGTGAAATCTAAGGCCTTCACAATGCCACTCAGTTCTTTGCTCATTCTTTCTCCCACCCCCACCTCTTCTTCTCTATTTATGCCCCTTAACCCAGATCAATCTCCCCTTCTATTGCTATTGACAGCTTCATACCAAAACCCACCACCATTTCTCCCCCGAATGACACACCCTCGGATACCGGCTGcgggttaaaaaaaaaaaaaaaaaaaaaaaaaaaaggaggaaaaaGAACAATGGCTGCAAGCAAAAATGTGCCAAAATCAAACCTCAAACCAACAAAAACAGTACCAAAAACAGGTCTTTTTTGTCTATGTTTCTCAATTTTCCAATGATTTTCTGATACAAATTGGGAGAGATGGAAATGATCCCAATATCAACAACAaaaatttgatctttttttgTTTCTCTGTATTTTTGACTGATttgctgaagaagaagaagaagaaatgtgcCTTCTTTTCTTTGGTTCTATGAAATGGGTGTTGGAGAATTTTGACAAACAGGAAAGAAAAGAGGGACttgaatcaattttttttttttttaatttcaaaaaaaaaagttaattattttcaaaattcgaTCTTGATTGTACGTCAACTAGAGGTTGAGCAAACATGCTGTTCTTGCGACTTCCTCGTATCCGAGGTTGGTGCCTACAGAATCTACTAACCGACCAAACATATGAAGGGATGAGAGACAATTTGGAGATGATGCTTGCCATGTCTACCTAGCATTTAAACTAATTTATCTTTCACTATAATCTATGGAGTACAAAGatttttattgataaatattatgtcatgatttttttttaaaaaaataagtaataaatttttaaatattataagatGACATGCGTTCTGAAATACAATTATTTTGAAACTTACCTGGAATATTTTATCACCCTTAGTCTTCTGATATAATTACTGGAAAATGGCTTCAACAGTAAGGTTGCATGACAAAATTTTAGTTTAGTCTATAGAACAAGATTAATTTTTTGACTCAATGACCTTCCGTTTAAAAGGGCCACACCGTTGACATCAAACCACATGATACTTAACAAAATACAATTActttaaaatttacataaaatattttatcatcATTGAGTCTTATccttatataattaatttcaatagactcaaataaataaaattcatattagTAAATAACTTTAGGCCTGGAAATATTTTGAATccattgacttttttttttttcatctacaTACCTCCCACTTACTAGTCTCATCTGTTTAGGCATGCTTTTGAAAGTGTCACCATTTTCCATCTTTGTAAAATGTTGGGGTCTGGTATGCAGGATCTGTTTAGGCATGATGTTTAGTCTCATCCATATCTGTGCACTAATCacttataaattctttttttttttttttttctattctatGTAGGGTTTTCCGAGGATATACgcttagtcctaaactttcaaattgatcatcCGTGGTCTTTCGACTTTCACATTGTTACCATCCGTGGTCTAAGTTAACCAACTATGGTCctttaactattaaattttaaaaatattttgaaacctcaaaaatgtattttgtttagtctaattttattagaaaatttttaaaatattctagTTTTAAATTAGGTAAACCCCTTTCAAGCTTTCcttattatatcaaaatagtGTTGTCTActcctaaaaaataaaaaagaatggtATTGTTCTTGTAAATAggtaatattattgtaaataaataagagTCCTATTACACACTCATACATTTAtcacttacaagttacaaccacTCAACCAGTCAGTCTTTGATGTGACATTGCATATTTGAATAGGTATTACATATTACCCTAATAACAACACCCTTCGGAATAGATTCGTCGTCGAAAGAGaataactcattttttaaatattattcttgtaaaataaaataatttatcaaacaacatATTCTTATTCCTAGAGATGTTATTCATTCCCAACTTATTCCGTtaactaaatatgttatttatttatttatttaaatatatataatatttaaagcaTGAATATTAGAATATACATATAGAAACCAACCTATCTCTTCATCTAACCTTAGAGCGAAATAAAATTCCTATACTATACGTCTACTCTCAAAATTCATTTCGTAAATCAATGAAAGACTCATTCACCTTGTACTAATCAAaatctaataaattaataatagtaTTTACATTTGGCATTACAAGCCACCAGAATAAAGCTATTTGAGATGTGCTATTAATCTACATTTCAGATATCACATTTTCATCTTTTAAGAACACAACAATAGCTGTACAGTTCTACCAGCACAAATTCGTCCACAAAATATAAACTTCGAAGGCGCTTTTCTTCGATTTCACCACATGAATTCTCATTCATGTGACCAAAAAACTAACCCAGTCTAGAAAAAGGATTCAAATAATCTCCCAGCAATGTAACATAGTATACTACCCATGAGAACGGTATGAAGCTATTTAACCCGAAATTCCTGCCTGAATGTTGTCAGGTTCTGGGTGAATTTGTCGCGGTTTTTTGAATCCAAGCTATTGGTGACATCCGTCATTAACTTGTCAAAACTCAAGGAGAGGCGCTGGTGCTGACCAATTGGCTGCAACAAAAACTCTGGTGTTAGTTTGAAGCATGAGAAGAGAACCCAAAATAAGAGACATAAAAGGTCTGTACTGAAATCAAAAGGGAAAGAGATGTGAAGCCTGAGATACTATTTCAGGGGGTTTTCTGTTGAGCATATTAACAGGAATGGAAGGCAGAAATTGGGAACTCAAATAATTGAACGAGGGACAGAGAGCGCTTACCTGAGAAGCCAGAATCTGAGCTTTTAAATCACTGTATATCTGCATACAATCATGCACCAAGTAATTGAATTTCAGTATGTTCACGCGTATGTTCATGCGTGCAAGCACATGAAATCTAAGTAAATAATCAAGAATTTATTTCCACACTAATGATATAAATTAAGTCAAACCTCGTGTTGGATTATAAGTTAGAGTGGCAAAGACAATGCCAAATGAACTTTGAAGattattaaaaagaagaagaagaagaagaagaagaagaagaagaagaagaaccctCTAAAGTCATTTGGATTACAAAAATATTCCATGAGTAAGAAGTTATGAGCATtttactttcttcccaaacatTGTTGAAGACAGTGTGCAAGACTCGTGCATTCTTTAGGGTTTGAGAACACTTTTAGTATATAGTTTGTAATTAACTAATACAACTTTACAAAAGTAGGCATAGAACTATGACTAAAGGTGTAATTAACTAATACAACTTTACCTGTTGACTAATGAGTATCAAGCCAAGCATTGGTCTGCTCAGATTCCACTGGTTGCCATTGTCCTCAAAAAGAACAATCTCAAATAGTGTTTTTAGTATCTGACAAGATGATGATCGATGTGAGCATGAGCATATAGAAAAAACGTAATACACATCAAAATTCACATAATAGCTAACTTGAATTCAATCAACATGCAACTCTGAGTCTATATAGATGTCAGTGACGCATAGTTTACACACTAGTGCAAATATTAAAGGTATTCAATTGTAATAAAAAAGCATATTATGCAAATAAGGAATACACTGCAAATGCGAGGTGCTTATGAGTTGTGAAGAGTTGTTCTTAGCAGTTATAAACAATTTGTGCCCCTGCCAAGCAAAAGGCCATGTTTCGACTTATTGTCATGACTCATGAGCTATTTCAATAGTTTCAAATGCATTTAAATGAGATTCTCTTATTCTATTTTAGTAGTATTTGTGTGATACACATGCATGGTATTTCACAGGAATACTACCTTTAGATTGTAATCATCTACAGCTACTAACTTCTATTTCCTTTACCTAATAGGAATTCAGGTCTACATCACTGTGCATATAATATGGTGTACATAACAGCAAAGTACATGACATGCAACCTTTTACCAAGTACAGGGTAGCAGCATATTTGGGATTCAAGGGAAAACTCGAAACTTACTTGAGGAAACAAATTTGGAGATTCTGCAATATGTCTAGCGAGGCAAACAGCAGCAGGTGAAGTGGGTGCTTCCCCAATTGTGATGTTGTTGAAGTAGAATGAAGCTAGATTATCAATTGCAGATGCGCACTGAGGGGCAAATCAAAAGCAGGCAGGATGTTAATAGTGACAATTTCTTTGCTATGATATAACATATTGGTTTCATCACACAAGGAAATAATAGACAACTAATATATGGGAGTTTATATAAAACCACCAGCAAATACACTCTGGTGATACTAACATCCTTCTCTGATAGCTGCTATTATACTTGCATGTGTTTCTAACATATCACCCATTTGTCCtactaaaatagtaaaatactcATGAAGAAAGAATAAGTGAAACAACCTAGTAATCTAGTATTCAGATGAAAATTTTCTCTCCAGCACTACATATTAGCCAGCCTAGAAAG is a window of Ipomoea triloba cultivar NCNSP0323 chromosome 11, ASM357664v1 DNA encoding:
- the LOC115997268 gene encoding phosphatidylinositol 4-phosphate 5-kinase 6-like, whose protein sequence is MSKELSGIVKALDFTIRKAQAVAKKKRRAILSRMSVAHVDDELGIDTPGEVYHAEKVLYNGDIYTGQWAENCPNGQGKYLWADGYMYVGDWVNGKPMGKGRFSWPSGATYEGQFKNGYIDGEGIYTGSSNDAYRGFWVYNMKHGRGSRYYPNGDKYVGEWRRGQLNGQGKYQWSNGTQYIGQWRNGKMYGNGTILWSNGSRFDGYWEDGEPKGNGTFRWEDGSLYVGIWSRDPREQSGTYYPSSLETSIFDWDPQEMYFLHLVECKVDPGEKITVFPSQKMMNWPCEGKFLQKHLISKTPRAANQPGIKSVDGRLTGADANSLADLRPDIDNGVSGLERETGGSCGVSDSDASRGSKPLFRIQPPKRQGETISKGHRNYELMLNLQLGVRHSVGRPAPATSLELKATAFDTKMKVWTRFPPEGSKHTPPHQSCDFKWKDYCPLVFRTLRKCFKVDPADYMISICGNDALRELSSPGKSGSFFYLTNDDKYMIKTMKKSEVKVLLRMLPAYYNHVCAFENTLVTKFFGLHCVKMIGPAQKKVRFVIMGNLFCTEYVIHRRYDLKGSSLGRLTDIPAAEIDSTTTLKDLDLNFMFRLQKVWFQEFCRQVDHDSDFLEQERIMDYSLLVGIHFREVSQSGEPVISGSRTSGVHTPFAANGDLEGENTTTTPTISRADKDLLDDPSRWVSLRLGVNMAAKAELTARRSNSDVHQTEPTGQYYDVILVFGIIDILQDYDISKKLEHAYKAFQYDATSISAVDPRQYSQRFRNFISKVFAEDS